In one window of Miscanthus floridulus cultivar M001 chromosome 12, ASM1932011v1, whole genome shotgun sequence DNA:
- the LOC136498333 gene encoding uncharacterized protein, which yields MDIHEGSTSSGESTDHRERAKVMVSITTPSGVPEQRAPVDVVLVLHVQIRLIAPPNWHDLLVKATRVVRDKLGEHDRLAIVPASLMEETAVKPKFYEMSSVNKERATAAVGGSQAMRRNGQLLTDLESAESALHNRKSEEKEERAAHIIVISNSNEDLSSAVSWRFRSVHAFGFRDAHNGRKMGTIASNSESTYAVFDEGGDEISPAFAKSMEKITSGMEPLEVRLKCGQDVVLSAICCAPRISYFISNDKKFGIIWASAGRTAGTVTNFVVELQFPKHRWSSKPNRKSGISSSTHVSVEAKYGRHPNSKSLKGACKELNKSVSVEAAELLRMEAVKMVYDELTALSVRDKYDCEQLHKAADKLDQKWTEAAKSHSDTLLSGLDAEMRQMVTRLHNNYLWLEYMLSWKSQQRWPLPPIATAMDRRQQRATTDEPLLRMRVLAQVNAIPEPIQKPRRGLLPVLVEVTVPVEGLAKAKRASLDLVVVLDVSCEARANREMKKKRLELLQQAMNFILKKLSDKEDRLAIIHVDQSGDCAKLQKPSEVKVDFEFRRAHHHRVSNTNLSNYLTDAVKLLDGRGEDNERLGLIILISDGDDIQKPQRCNYTVHTFGLHGAGNSRTMHAIATDSSGIYAIINDHQDKITETFMACIRKVTSTIAVNTKVNIICSNTAGVKLSAIESGQFESSIGDDKRFGSIFAGDLYAGSVKRFVAYLEKGQGYSDSIHLSSLLQVNVTWQSLHHDASSRMKTNGLQAQVKIIASTDHVKDKVDVIVDEITDDVVDEIARLKEMEIVSAIIGRHRQSNIGEVLAGEVQKLRKDLRLHATDIRVRPKGSSYEFRVDEESLASLKTDPDGSQLSYILSWLSYQGLCEKPPSAPSRRRQDIRESSQQDQEYMSPEEQ from the exons ATGGACATCCACGAG GGTTCAACGTCGTCGGGGGAGAGCACCGACCACCGAGAACGCGCAAAGGTGATGGTGAGCATCACCACTCCCTCTGGGGTACCCGAACAGCGTGCGCCCGTGGACGTTGTCCTCGTCCTCCACGTCCAGATCCGACTCATAGCGCCACCCAACTGGCACGATCTCCTCGTTAAGGCGACACGAGTTGTCCGTGACAAGCTTGGAGAGCATGACCGTCTCGCGATCGTCCCCGCTTCATTGATGGAAGAAACAGCTGTGAAACCAAAATTCTATGAGATGTCCTCCGTGAACAAGGAGAGGGCCACTGCCGCAGTAGGCGGTTCGCAGGCAATGAGAAGAAACGGGCAATTGCTTACAGATTTGGAGTCAGCCGAGTCG GCTCTACATAATAGGAAGTCCGAGGAAAAGGAGGAGCGGGCCGCCCACATCATTGTCATCTCCAACAGCAACGAGGACCTGAGCTCCGCGGTTAGCTGGAGGTTCCGCTCGGTCCATGCATTCGGCTTCCGGGATGCCCACAATGGGAGGAAAATGGGAACCATTGCCAGCAACTCGGAGAGCACCTATGCAGTCTTTGACGAGGGTGGTGATGAGATCAGTCCTGCCTTTGCGAAAAGCATGGAGAAAATCACATCGGGCATGGAGCCACTGGAGGTGAGGCTAAAGTGCGGCCAAGATGTGGTACTGTCAGCCATCTGCTGTGCCCCTCGCATCAGCTACTTCATCTCCAACGACAAGAAGTTTGGGATCATCTGGGCCAGTGCCGGACGCACGGCAGGCACGGTGACCAACTTTGTTGTGGAACTGCAGTTCCCCAAGCATCGTTGGTCATCAAAGCCAAACCGTAAGTCAGGCATTAGCAGTAGCACCCATGTCAGCGTGGAAGCCAAGTACGGGCGGCATCCAAATTCCAAGAGCCTCAAAGGAGCTTGCAAGGAGTTGAACAAGTCCGTGTCTGTGGAGGCTGCAGAATTGTTGCGTATGGAAGCTGTGAAGATGGTTTATGATGAGCTAACTGCACTTTCAGTACGAGATAAATATGACTGTGAGCAGCTCCACAAGGCCGCAGACAAGCTTGATCAGAAGTGGACGGAGGCTGCTAAGTCACACTCAGACACCCTGTTATCTGGTCTCGATGCGGAGATGCGACAGATGGTGACGAGGCTTCACAACAACTACTTGTGGCTTGAGTACATGCTCTCATGGAAGTCACAACAGCGGTGGCCGCTGCCGCCAATAGCCACAGCCATGGACAGGCGGCAGCAGCGAGCCACGACTGATGAGCCCCTCCTGCGCATGAGAGTCCTGGCCCAGGTCAACGCTATCCCAGAGCCAATCCAAAAGCCCCGACGAGGGCTGCTGCCAGTGCTAGTTGAGGTCACTGTGCCTGTCGAGGGTTTGGCAAAGGCGAAACGCGCCTCCCTCGACCTTGTTGTTGTGCTCGACGTCAGCTGCGAAGCTAGAGCTAACAGGGAGATGAAGAAAAAAAGGCTAGAACTGCTACAGCAGGCTATGAACTTCATTCTAAAGAAGCTTAGCGACAAGGAGGACCGCCTAGCAATCATACATGTGGATCAATCTGGCGATTGCGCCAAGCTGCAGAAG CCCTCGGAGGTCAAGGTGGATTTTGAGTTCAGAAGGGCGCACCACCACCGAGTCTCCAACACCAATTTATCCAACTATTTGACGGACGCCGTTAAG TTATTGGATGGTCGCGGAGAAGACAATGAGAGGTTGGGTTTGATCATTCTCATCTCCGACGGGGATGACATCCAGAAACCTCAGAGGTGCAACTACACTGTCCACACCTTCGGTCTCCATGGTGCGGGAAACAGCAGGACCATGCATGCCATAGCTACGGACTCCAGCGGCATCTACGCCATCATCAACGACCACCAGGATAAAATCACCGAGACATTCATGGCTTGCATTAGAAAGGTCACTTCTACCATCGCTGTTAATACGAAGGTCAATATCATCTGCAGCAACACCGCCGGAGTGAAGCTATCCGCTATTGAGTCTGGGCAATTCGAGTCCAGCATCGGCGATGACAAAAGGTTTGGTTCCATCTTTGCTGGTGACCTCTATGCCGGTTCGGTGAAGAGATTCGTCGCCTACCTGGAGAAGGGCCAAGGGTACAGCGATTCTATACATTTGTCCAGCTTGCTCCAAGTCAATGTCACGTGGCAGTCTCTACATCATGATGCATCCAGCAGGATGAAGACCAACGGGCTGCAAGCTCAAGTTAAGATTATCGCATCTACTGATCACGTTAAGGACAAAGTTGACGTTATTGTGGACGAAATTACAGATGACGTTGTGGACGAAATTGCCCGCCTTAAAGAGATGGAAATTGTCAGTGCCATTATTGGCAGACACCGACAAAGCAATATAGGGGAGGTTTTGGCGGGCGAGGTGCAGAAGCTACGAAAGGATCTCAGGTTGCATGCTACTGATATACGTGTGCGCCCCAAAGGTTCCAGTTATGAATTCCGAGTTGACGAGGAGAGCCTGGCAAGCCTCAAGACTGACCCGGATGGCTCTCAGTTGTCGTATATACTCTCATGGCTATCATATCAAGGGTTATGTGAAAAGCCACCTTCGGCACCAAGTAGGCGTCGCCAAGACATCAGAGAAAGTTCGCAGCAGGACCAAGAATACATGTCCCCAGAAGAGCAGTGA